One stretch of Corynebacterium imitans DNA includes these proteins:
- the purL gene encoding phosphoribosylformylglycinamidine synthase subunit PurL: protein MTVHDDTVENAQATPDLAQPYAELGLRDEEYEKIKSILGRRPTDAELTVYSVMWSEHCSYKSSKVHLRYFGETMTEEMESKILAGIGENAGVVDIGDGDAVTFRVESHNHPSFVEPYQGAATGVGGIVRDIMAMGARPIAVMDQLRFGPADAEDTKRVLPGVVHGIGGYGNSLGLPNIGGETVFDAAYAGNPLVNALCVGTLKVEDLKLAFASGTGNKVVLFGSRTGLDGIGGVSVLGSATFEEGEERKLPAVQVGDPFAEKVLIECCLELYHAGVVVGIQDLGGGGLACATSELAAAGDGGMRVNLDNVPLRAENMSAAEILASESQERMCAVVTPENVDRFMEICAKWDVGAAVIGEVTDEKDRYVVTHGGKVVLDAPPSSIDEGPVYERPFARPDWIDGVRERGGVDKQEALSAAWLKMVASPALCSRDYIVQQYDRYVRGNTVQAHGADSGVLRINEETNRGVAIATDASGRYTYLDPNMGARLALAEAYRNVAVTGATPVAVTNCLNFGSPENPDVMWQFREAVHGLADGAAELNIPVSGGNVSFYNQTGETPILPTPVVGVLGVIEDVSKANPHDVPATEEEFSLVLLGETFDEFGGSVWQDISGAGLGGVPPKVDLANEERLAQFFADAADNGGVTAAHDLSEGGLSQAVFEMLQASGKGADLDLAAVHEDAFTALFAESASRVLVAVTTDRADALVERAGAAGVPAALIGRTNADGILRFGAEQLEIAQLRDAWAATLPSHFAAAHAPNAAV, encoded by the coding sequence ATGACTGTGCACGACGACACCGTCGAGAACGCGCAAGCAACCCCCGACCTGGCACAGCCGTATGCGGAGCTGGGTCTGCGCGACGAGGAATACGAAAAGATTAAGTCCATCCTGGGCCGCCGCCCCACGGACGCGGAGCTGACTGTCTACTCCGTGATGTGGTCCGAGCACTGCTCGTACAAGTCCTCCAAGGTGCACCTGCGCTACTTCGGCGAGACGATGACCGAGGAGATGGAATCCAAGATCCTCGCGGGCATCGGCGAGAACGCCGGCGTGGTGGACATCGGCGACGGCGACGCGGTCACCTTCCGCGTGGAAAGCCACAACCACCCGTCGTTTGTGGAGCCCTACCAGGGGGCCGCGACCGGCGTGGGCGGCATCGTCCGCGACATCATGGCGATGGGCGCACGCCCGATTGCCGTGATGGACCAGCTGCGCTTCGGCCCGGCTGACGCCGAGGACACCAAGCGCGTCCTGCCGGGCGTGGTCCACGGCATCGGCGGCTACGGCAACTCGCTTGGCCTGCCGAACATCGGCGGCGAGACCGTCTTCGACGCCGCCTACGCCGGAAACCCGCTGGTCAATGCGCTGTGCGTGGGCACCCTGAAGGTCGAAGACCTGAAGCTCGCCTTCGCTTCCGGCACCGGCAACAAGGTGGTGCTCTTCGGCTCCCGCACCGGCCTTGACGGCATCGGTGGCGTTTCCGTGCTGGGCTCTGCCACCTTCGAGGAAGGCGAGGAGCGCAAGCTGCCCGCAGTCCAGGTCGGCGACCCCTTCGCGGAAAAGGTCCTCATCGAGTGCTGCCTGGAGCTCTACCACGCTGGCGTGGTCGTGGGCATCCAGGATCTCGGCGGCGGCGGTCTGGCGTGTGCCACCTCCGAGCTGGCAGCGGCTGGCGACGGCGGCATGCGCGTCAACCTGGACAACGTGCCGCTTCGCGCCGAGAACATGTCTGCGGCGGAGATCCTCGCCTCCGAGTCCCAGGAGCGCATGTGCGCCGTGGTCACCCCGGAAAACGTGGATCGCTTTATGGAGATCTGCGCCAAGTGGGACGTCGGTGCCGCCGTCATCGGTGAGGTGACCGACGAAAAGGACCGCTACGTGGTCACCCACGGCGGCAAGGTTGTGCTGGACGCCCCGCCGTCGTCGATTGACGAAGGCCCGGTCTACGAGCGCCCATTCGCCCGCCCGGACTGGATTGACGGGGTTCGGGAACGTGGGGGCGTCGATAAGCAAGAGGCGCTGTCTGCTGCGTGGCTGAAGATGGTCGCCTCGCCCGCACTGTGCTCGCGCGACTACATCGTGCAGCAGTACGACCGCTACGTGCGCGGCAACACAGTGCAGGCCCACGGCGCGGACTCGGGTGTGCTGCGCATCAACGAGGAGACCAACCGAGGCGTCGCCATCGCTACCGACGCCTCCGGCCGCTACACCTACCTCGACCCGAACATGGGCGCGCGCCTGGCACTGGCCGAGGCATACCGCAACGTCGCGGTTACCGGCGCAACCCCGGTCGCGGTGACCAACTGCCTCAACTTCGGCTCGCCCGAGAACCCGGACGTGATGTGGCAGTTCCGCGAAGCAGTACACGGGCTTGCCGACGGTGCCGCAGAGCTGAACATCCCCGTCTCCGGCGGCAACGTGTCCTTCTACAACCAGACCGGCGAGACCCCGATCCTGCCGACCCCGGTGGTTGGCGTGCTCGGCGTCATCGAAGACGTGTCGAAGGCGAACCCGCACGACGTACCCGCAACCGAAGAAGAGTTCTCCCTGGTCCTGCTTGGCGAGACCTTCGACGAGTTCGGCGGCTCCGTATGGCAGGACATCTCCGGCGCAGGCCTCGGTGGCGTGCCGCCGAAGGTGGACCTGGCCAACGAGGAGCGCCTGGCGCAGTTCTTCGCCGATGCAGCTGACAACGGCGGCGTGACTGCTGCGCACGACCTGTCCGAGGGCGGCCTGTCGCAGGCCGTCTTCGAGATGCTGCAGGCCTCGGGCAAGGGCGCTGACCTGGACCTGGCGGCCGTGCACGAGGACGCGTTCACCGCACTGTTTGCCGAGTCCGCATCCCGCGTCCTGGTCGCCGTGACCACGGATCGTGCCGACGCGCTGGTCGAGCGCGCGGGTGCCGCAGGCGTCCCGGCCGCGCTAATCGGCCGTACGAACGCCGACGGCATCCTGCGGTTCGGCGCCGAGCAGCTGGAGATCGCCCAGCTTCGCGACGCCTGGGCCGCCACCCTCCCGTCACACTTTGCCGCAGCACACGCCCCGAACGCGGCGGTGTAG
- the purQ gene encoding phosphoribosylformylglycinamidine synthase subunit PurQ, translating into MTATIGVITFPGTLDDVDALRAVRLAGAEPKQLWHADDDLSGVDAVVVPGGFSYGDYLRSGAIAAQAPMMGAVVEAAKKGMPVLGICNGFQILTEAGLLPGALTRNQHLNFHCVDTYLEIANAETAWTSRFESGQKILVPAKHGEGRFQADKETVHQLEQEGRVVFRYTDNFNGSANAIAGVTNETGRVVGLMPHPEHAIEVLTGPSTDGLGLFESAIDAISKIGA; encoded by the coding sequence ATGACGGCAACCATTGGCGTAATTACGTTTCCTGGCACGCTTGACGACGTCGACGCGTTGCGCGCCGTGCGTCTCGCTGGCGCCGAACCGAAGCAGCTTTGGCACGCCGACGATGACCTGTCCGGCGTGGACGCAGTCGTCGTGCCGGGCGGGTTCTCCTACGGCGACTACCTGCGCTCCGGCGCGATCGCCGCGCAGGCACCGATGATGGGTGCAGTCGTGGAGGCTGCGAAGAAAGGCATGCCCGTACTCGGCATTTGCAACGGCTTCCAGATCCTCACCGAGGCTGGCCTGCTGCCGGGCGCGCTGACCCGCAACCAGCACCTGAACTTCCACTGCGTGGACACCTACCTGGAAATTGCGAACGCGGAGACCGCGTGGACCTCCAGGTTTGAGTCCGGCCAGAAGATCCTTGTGCCTGCGAAGCACGGCGAGGGCCGCTTCCAAGCCGACAAGGAGACGGTGCACCAGCTGGAGCAGGAGGGCCGCGTGGTCTTCCGCTACACGGACAACTTCAACGGCTCCGCGAATGCGATCGCCGGTGTGACCAATGAGACCGGCCGCGTCGTCGGTCTCATGCCGCACCCGGAGCACGCCATTGAGGTGCTCACCGGCCCGTCCACCGACGGGCTGGGATTGTTTGAATCCGCCATCGACGCTATTTCGAAGATCGGAGCGTAG
- the purS gene encoding phosphoribosylformylglycinamidine synthase subunit PurS, giving the protein MARVVVNVMPKAEILDPQGQAVQRALGRIGVNGVEDVRQGKRFEIEVDDSVTDEELERVAETLLANTVIEDFEVIR; this is encoded by the coding sequence ATGGCACGTGTCGTGGTAAATGTCATGCCGAAGGCTGAAATCTTGGATCCGCAGGGCCAAGCGGTCCAGCGCGCGTTGGGGCGAATCGGGGTGAACGGGGTTGAGGATGTCCGCCAGGGCAAGCGCTTCGAGATCGAGGTGGACGACTCCGTCACAGACGAGGAGCTTGAGCGCGTGGCAGAGACCCTCCTGGCAAACACTGTGATCGAGGATTTTGAGGTTATTCGATGA
- a CDS encoding ExeM/NucH family extracellular endonuclease — protein sequence MRSAHRLTTAFVIALAAGTVTVPTADAAPDGSNVVINEVYGGGGNSGATISNDFVELYNPTDADIDVTGWVLDQQSASGNSGNQTTLVGTVPAGGYFLIKGAAGSNKDNPLENADFESTFNFGGKEASAVLHDASGAQVDLVGWGGAKNSEGAPAKGTSNSTSVQRKEVGVDTDNNAADFEVAAPTPQGSGNAPVEPGEPDDPPVQPPAPGEVTPIADIQGTGVASPLEGQTVTTEGVVTAVFDEGGKNGFFLQTAGTGSAKKKAGEASDAIFVYMGRNQDFPQRGDSLQVTGKVSEYYKQTQLTLASKQKLGEALEAPKAIAIDELPAGDDAREPYEGMLVRPGTHTVTNNYSLNNTGDLGLVAGDKPLYNFTDINAPSKSGFATYEAEAAAREVHLDDGRTRNYFQTDKDTPLPYLVTSDKGVKSIRTTDQVEFQTDVVVDYSFDKWRYQPLQPITGKNTADELPITWEDSRAASIDVPGQVEGDYSIGFFNVLNYFSSLGEDEKGCKAYDDKEGNPITANRCKVRGAYTSKAFGNQQAKIVTAINTLDVDVLGLSEIENTAAVTGDVAKRDETLRNLVDALNKAAGKEQWELVASPTQLGTNEDVIRVAFIYKKDKVRPVGESKIFDDPAYTGTARQPLAQEFQTVAGEGNFVAVVNHFKSKGSVARNDEDSGDGQGNNADVRKAQSQALLDHLNKEDAWADLPTFIIGDLNSYSREDAITELEQGGFTLVHSEKDFDQASYQFGGRLGSLDHVLANTAASDLVQDAAVWNINGDESVAFEYSRHMANAQNFLGDGANPLYGYGNPFRSSDHDPIKVGFNLQDSEETGEEPGDEPGDEPTADRSIIKAEVREDGHLWVTYSDDEDNPVDLGKVTGEDGKDGADGADGKDGERGPKGDKGDAGADGKDGEQGPKGDKGEAGADGADGTDGKDGKDGSDGRGIESVSINEDGELIITYTDGKSENAGKVTGTDGKDGERGPKGDKGEAGADGADGTDGKDGKDGTAGDKGDKGEAGTDGKDGNDGAAGETGKDGAAGRGVKSFEIVDGVLVVAYTDGTVQKVGPIAGNDVAAGSDGEDGKDGADGRGVAKVEVDDEGNLVITFTDGTTQNAGQVQRPAQDGGDQGTTTSGSSTFGTVFGIIAALLAALGLGGAAAYYFMPQQVNELLKQVGLR from the coding sequence ATGCGTTCTGCCCACCGTCTCACCACCGCTTTTGTCATCGCGCTCGCCGCGGGCACCGTGACTGTCCCCACCGCCGATGCCGCGCCGGATGGCTCCAACGTTGTCATCAACGAGGTCTACGGAGGCGGCGGCAACTCCGGTGCCACTATCTCCAACGACTTCGTCGAGCTGTACAACCCCACCGACGCCGACATCGACGTCACCGGGTGGGTGCTCGACCAGCAGTCCGCCAGCGGCAACTCCGGAAACCAGACGACGCTTGTCGGCACCGTGCCTGCAGGCGGCTACTTCCTGATCAAGGGTGCCGCGGGCTCCAACAAGGACAACCCGCTCGAAAACGCCGACTTCGAGAGCACCTTCAACTTCGGTGGCAAGGAAGCTAGCGCCGTGCTTCACGACGCCTCCGGTGCCCAAGTCGACCTCGTCGGCTGGGGCGGGGCGAAAAACTCTGAGGGCGCGCCCGCGAAGGGCACTTCCAACAGCACGTCCGTCCAGCGCAAAGAGGTCGGCGTAGACACCGACAACAACGCCGCCGACTTCGAGGTAGCAGCGCCAACCCCGCAGGGCTCCGGTAATGCCCCAGTTGAGCCGGGCGAACCCGACGACCCGCCCGTGCAACCGCCGGCCCCGGGAGAGGTCACTCCGATCGCTGACATCCAAGGCACCGGCGTGGCCTCTCCACTCGAGGGCCAAACCGTAACCACCGAAGGCGTGGTCACCGCCGTGTTCGACGAGGGCGGGAAGAACGGCTTCTTCCTCCAGACCGCAGGCACTGGCAGCGCGAAGAAGAAAGCCGGCGAGGCTTCCGACGCCATCTTCGTCTACATGGGCCGCAACCAAGACTTCCCGCAGCGCGGCGATTCCCTGCAGGTCACCGGCAAGGTTTCCGAGTACTACAAGCAGACCCAGCTCACCCTGGCATCTAAGCAGAAGCTGGGTGAGGCGCTCGAGGCACCGAAGGCGATCGCTATCGACGAGTTGCCGGCTGGCGACGACGCCCGCGAACCCTACGAGGGCATGCTGGTCCGTCCGGGCACCCACACCGTGACCAACAATTACTCGCTGAACAACACCGGCGATCTCGGCCTGGTCGCGGGCGACAAGCCGCTCTACAACTTCACCGACATCAATGCCCCAAGCAAGAGCGGCTTTGCCACCTACGAGGCCGAGGCGGCCGCTCGCGAAGTCCACCTTGATGACGGGCGCACCCGCAACTATTTCCAAACCGACAAGGACACGCCACTGCCCTATCTGGTCACCTCTGACAAGGGCGTGAAGTCCATCCGCACCACCGACCAGGTTGAGTTCCAGACCGACGTAGTGGTGGACTACTCCTTCGATAAGTGGCGCTACCAGCCGCTGCAGCCGATCACCGGTAAAAACACCGCCGACGAACTCCCAATCACCTGGGAAGACTCGCGCGCCGCGTCCATCGACGTGCCCGGCCAGGTCGAGGGCGACTACTCCATCGGCTTCTTCAACGTGCTCAACTACTTCTCCTCCCTCGGCGAAGACGAGAAGGGCTGCAAGGCCTACGACGACAAGGAAGGCAACCCAATTACCGCGAACCGTTGCAAGGTCCGCGGCGCGTACACCTCGAAGGCATTCGGCAATCAGCAGGCAAAGATCGTCACCGCGATCAACACGCTCGACGTCGACGTACTCGGCCTGTCTGAGATTGAGAACACTGCCGCTGTCACCGGCGACGTCGCCAAGCGGGACGAGACCCTGCGCAACCTCGTCGACGCGCTGAACAAGGCCGCGGGCAAGGAGCAGTGGGAGCTCGTAGCCTCCCCGACTCAGCTCGGCACCAACGAAGACGTCATTCGCGTCGCCTTCATCTACAAGAAGGACAAGGTCCGCCCGGTTGGCGAGTCCAAGATCTTCGACGACCCCGCTTACACCGGCACCGCCCGCCAGCCGCTCGCCCAGGAATTTCAGACGGTCGCGGGCGAAGGCAACTTTGTCGCCGTGGTCAACCACTTCAAGTCCAAGGGCTCTGTCGCACGAAACGACGAGGATTCCGGCGACGGTCAGGGCAACAACGCGGACGTGCGCAAGGCGCAGTCGCAGGCTCTCCTCGATCACCTGAACAAGGAAGACGCCTGGGCTGACCTGCCGACCTTCATCATCGGTGATCTGAACTCCTACTCCCGCGAGGACGCAATCACGGAGCTGGAGCAGGGCGGCTTCACCCTGGTCCACTCCGAGAAGGACTTCGACCAGGCCTCCTACCAGTTCGGTGGCCGCCTCGGTTCGCTCGACCACGTGCTGGCCAACACCGCTGCGAGCGACCTGGTGCAGGATGCCGCAGTGTGGAACATCAACGGCGACGAGTCCGTTGCCTTCGAGTACTCCCGCCACATGGCCAACGCGCAGAACTTCCTCGGCGACGGTGCCAATCCGCTCTACGGCTACGGCAACCCCTTCCGCTCCTCCGACCACGACCCGATCAAGGTCGGCTTCAACCTGCAGGATTCCGAGGAGACGGGCGAGGAACCGGGTGACGAGCCTGGCGATGAGCCCACAGCAGATCGCAGCATCATCAAGGCAGAAGTTCGTGAAGACGGCCACCTCTGGGTCACCTACTCCGACGACGAAGACAACCCAGTCGACCTGGGCAAGGTCACCGGCGAGGACGGCAAAGATGGCGCTGACGGTGCTGACGGTAAGGACGGCGAGCGCGGTCCGAAGGGCGACAAAGGCGACGCCGGTGCTGACGGTAAGGACGGCGAGCAGGGGCCGAAGGGCGACAAGGGCGAAGCTGGTGCCGATGGTGCAGACGGCACCGATGGCAAGGATGGCAAGGACGGCAGCGACGGCCGCGGCATCGAATCCGTCTCGATCAATGAAGACGGTGAGCTGATCATCACCTACACCGATGGCAAGTCCGAAAACGCTGGCAAGGTCACCGGCACTGACGGCAAGGACGGCGAGCGCGGCCCGAAGGGCGACAAGGGCGAAGCTGGTGCCGATGGTGCAGACGGCACCGATGGCAAGGATGGCAAGGACGGCACCGCTGGCGACAAGGGCGACAAGGGCGAAGCTGGCACCGACGGCAAGGACGGTAATGACGGTGCCGCAGGCGAAACCGGCAAGGACGGTGCTGCCGGTCGCGGCGTCAAGAGCTTCGAGATCGTCGACGGTGTGCTCGTGGTTGCCTACACCGATGGCACGGTGCAGAAGGTTGGCCCGATCGCTGGCAATGACGTTGCAGCAGGAAGCGACGGCGAAGATGGCAAGGACGGCGCTGACGGCCGCGGCGTGGCGAAGGTCGAGGTGGACGACGAGGGCAACCTGGTCATCACCTTCACCGACGGCACCACCCAGAATGCTGGCCAGGTGCAGCGCCCGGCGCAGGATGGCGGTGACCAGGGGACGACGACGAGCGGTAGCTCCACCTTCGGCACGGTTTTCGGTATTATCGCCGCACTGCTCGCAGCGCTCGGCCTTGGCGGCGCGGCAGCGTACTACTTCATGCCGCAGCAGGTCAACGAGCTGCTGAAGCAGGTGGGTCTGCGCTAG
- a CDS encoding DUF2334 domain-containing protein has protein sequence MSGRLLVSISSIFDDTLEDVIPLVKGLDRKGIPVSLLVAPHIDKRWHLAKDGRTRDWLLQQAEHRALLLNGFDQAVQGRRSEFATLGEHEARLRLKGATRQMEALGFHLDMFAPPRWQMSEGTLKVLPEFGFRLAVSTSGIYSLVDATDAPFLRCRNLSVGEGYGTAKWWRRNIIAAAVRGAEKGNTIRLSISARELHKKKVRRDFTAAILCAQANGAEPADYRAFL, from the coding sequence ATGTCCGGTCGTCTTCTCGTCTCCATCTCCTCCATTTTTGATGACACCCTGGAGGATGTCATCCCGCTGGTCAAAGGGCTTGACCGCAAGGGGATCCCGGTGTCCCTGCTTGTCGCGCCGCACATTGATAAGCGGTGGCACCTGGCCAAGGACGGACGAACGCGCGATTGGTTGCTTCAGCAGGCGGAGCACCGCGCCCTGCTGCTTAACGGGTTTGACCAGGCAGTGCAGGGGCGCCGTTCCGAGTTCGCCACCCTCGGCGAGCACGAAGCCCGTCTGCGCTTGAAGGGCGCGACCCGCCAGATGGAGGCGCTCGGGTTCCACCTCGACATGTTCGCGCCCCCGCGGTGGCAAATGTCGGAGGGCACTCTGAAGGTGTTGCCCGAGTTTGGTTTCCGTCTTGCCGTGTCGACCAGTGGTATCTACTCGCTTGTCGACGCTACCGATGCCCCCTTCCTCCGCTGCCGCAACCTCTCCGTCGGCGAGGGTTACGGCACGGCTAAGTGGTGGCGCCGCAACATCATCGCCGCCGCGGTCCGCGGGGCGGAGAAAGGCAACACGATCCGCCTGTCCATCTCGGCCCGCGAGCTGCACAAGAAGAAAGTCCGCCGCGACTTCACTGCCGCGATCCTGTGCGCCCAGGCCAACGGTGCCGAGCCCGCGGACTACCGGGCGTTCCTGTAG
- a CDS encoding S9 family peptidase gives MEFPKAPKHPITRSFHGREFVDDYEWLRDKNSPETIAYLEAENAATEHATQGFRGLADEIYGEIKSRVKETDMSVPQRAGDWWYYGRTIEGKNYALSCRVPATGEPWTPPEVSEEMAGEQVLLDANELAEGHDFFSLGASSVTTSGRLLAYSVDTTGDERFDLRIKDLETGELLPDVIEGVFYGAAWAGEDHLFYIRVDEAWRPYQVWRHKVGTAAADDVLVYEEQDEKFGVGVGADRAERFLYIIASSSLTTEYRVAPLAEPTAPFEVLWPRTEGVEYHPDYVKLGEDEYWIITHNRRGPNFAVSATPLATEDLPDLRDAPVIVPHSDTMRIEGIDTYRDFMFMSYRRGGISRLAVAPLTGGDFAPFTELEFSEELYTAGLAGNPEWDAPVVRVGYTSYTQPSQLLDYHVADGTFTLLKEQEVEGGYNPDDYVAERIWAKAEDGVEVPVSVVRRKAQAPGVAPTLLYGYGSYEASMDPGFSIARLSLLDRGMVWACAHVRGGGEMGRSWYDQGKMLHKKNTFTDFIACADTLIEHGITDPEHLVAEGGSAGGLLMGAVANMAPEKFAGIQAIVPFVDPLTSILKPELPLTVGEWEEWGDPYHDPEVYDYMSTYAPYENITAQDYPDILAVTSLNDTRVLYVEPAKWVAKLREYATGGEILLKTEMSAGHGGVSGRYAKWKQTAFEYAWTLVKSKAVPDVGE, from the coding sequence ATGGAATTCCCGAAGGCACCCAAGCACCCGATTACCCGCTCGTTCCACGGCCGCGAGTTCGTGGACGATTACGAGTGGCTGCGCGACAAAAACAGCCCCGAAACGATTGCGTATTTGGAGGCGGAGAACGCCGCCACCGAGCACGCCACACAGGGCTTTCGCGGGCTCGCCGACGAGATTTACGGCGAGATCAAATCGCGCGTCAAAGAAACCGATATGTCCGTCCCGCAGCGCGCGGGCGACTGGTGGTACTACGGCCGCACCATCGAGGGCAAGAACTACGCCCTATCCTGCCGCGTGCCGGCCACCGGCGAGCCGTGGACCCCGCCCGAGGTCTCCGAGGAGATGGCCGGGGAGCAGGTGCTTCTCGACGCCAACGAGCTCGCCGAAGGCCACGACTTCTTCTCCCTCGGCGCGTCCTCAGTCACTACGTCCGGCAGGCTGCTGGCCTACTCGGTGGACACGACCGGTGATGAGCGCTTCGACCTGCGCATCAAGGACTTGGAAACCGGCGAACTGCTCCCGGACGTGATTGAAGGCGTCTTCTACGGTGCCGCCTGGGCCGGCGAGGACCACTTGTTTTACATCCGCGTGGACGAGGCGTGGCGTCCCTACCAGGTGTGGCGCCACAAGGTCGGCACCGCTGCCGCAGACGATGTGCTGGTCTACGAGGAGCAGGACGAGAAGTTCGGCGTCGGTGTGGGGGCCGACCGTGCGGAGCGCTTCTTGTACATCATTGCCTCGTCCTCGCTGACCACGGAGTACCGCGTCGCACCCCTTGCAGAGCCGACCGCGCCGTTTGAGGTGTTGTGGCCGCGCACTGAGGGCGTGGAATACCACCCGGATTACGTGAAGCTGGGCGAGGACGAGTACTGGATCATCACGCACAACCGCCGGGGCCCGAACTTCGCGGTCAGCGCCACGCCGCTTGCCACCGAGGATCTGCCGGACCTGCGCGATGCGCCGGTGATCGTGCCGCACTCGGACACCATGCGGATCGAGGGGATTGATACCTACCGTGACTTCATGTTCATGTCCTACCGCCGCGGGGGCATCTCGCGGTTGGCGGTCGCGCCGCTGACTGGTGGCGACTTTGCCCCGTTTACGGAACTGGAGTTTTCTGAAGAGCTCTACACCGCAGGCCTTGCGGGCAACCCGGAATGGGACGCCCCGGTCGTCCGCGTCGGCTACACCTCGTACACGCAGCCCTCGCAGCTGCTGGACTACCACGTCGCCGACGGGACGTTTACCCTGCTCAAGGAGCAGGAGGTTGAGGGCGGCTACAACCCGGACGACTACGTCGCGGAGCGGATCTGGGCGAAGGCCGAGGACGGGGTAGAGGTACCGGTGTCGGTGGTGCGTCGCAAAGCACAGGCCCCGGGCGTGGCACCCACCTTGCTTTATGGGTACGGCTCCTACGAGGCCTCGATGGACCCGGGCTTTTCCATCGCGCGGCTGTCGCTGCTTGACCGCGGCATGGTGTGGGCGTGCGCGCACGTGCGCGGCGGCGGCGAGATGGGGCGTAGCTGGTACGACCAGGGCAAGATGCTGCACAAGAAGAACACGTTTACCGACTTCATCGCTTGCGCCGACACCCTCATCGAGCACGGCATCACCGACCCCGAACACCTCGTAGCAGAGGGCGGCTCCGCAGGCGGGCTGCTCATGGGAGCCGTGGCGAACATGGCGCCGGAGAAGTTCGCAGGCATCCAGGCGATCGTGCCGTTCGTGGACCCGCTGACCTCTATCCTGAAGCCGGAGCTGCCGCTCACGGTCGGCGAGTGGGAGGAGTGGGGCGACCCCTACCACGACCCGGAGGTCTACGACTACATGTCCACCTACGCGCCGTACGAGAACATCACGGCGCAGGACTACCCGGACATCCTTGCGGTGACCAGCCTCAACGACACGCGCGTGCTCTACGTCGAACCCGCGAAATGGGTGGCCAAGCTGCGCGAATACGCCACAGGCGGCGAGATCCTGCTCAAGACCGAGATGTCCGCGGGCCACGGCGGGGTCTCCGGCCGCTACGCCAAATGGAAGCAGACCGCCTTTGAATACGCGTGGACTCTGGTGAAGAGCAAAGCCGTGCCGGATGTGGGAGAATAA
- a CDS encoding phosphoribosylaminoimidazolesuccinocarboxamide synthase, with amino-acid sequence MRPELSDYTHLSGGKVREIYQVDEDTLLMVATDRISAFDFSLEPAIPDKGRILTATSMFFFDLLAGVPNHLAGPIDDPRIPEEVLGRAMVVKKLDMVPFECVARGYLTGSGKKEYDEHGMVCGVKLPDGLVEASKLPEPIFTPATKAEQGDHDENVSFNYMAGKLGQELAERLRERTLEVYTRAAEYAESKGIILADTKFEFGLDADGELVLADEVLTPDSSRYWPADTYKEGQSQPSFDKQYVRNWLTGPKSGWRPSEGTQPPELPGSVVEATRDRYIEAYERLSGKKFADWPGANA; translated from the coding sequence ATGCGTCCAGAGCTTTCTGACTACACTCACCTTTCCGGCGGCAAGGTCCGCGAGATTTACCAGGTCGATGAGGACACGCTACTGATGGTGGCCACCGACCGCATCTCCGCCTTCGATTTCTCACTGGAGCCGGCGATCCCGGACAAGGGTCGAATTCTCACGGCCACGTCGATGTTCTTCTTCGACCTGCTCGCCGGGGTGCCGAACCACCTCGCGGGCCCGATCGATGACCCGCGCATCCCCGAGGAGGTGTTGGGGCGCGCGATGGTGGTGAAGAAGCTGGACATGGTCCCCTTCGAGTGCGTCGCGCGCGGCTACCTCACCGGCTCGGGGAAGAAGGAGTACGACGAGCACGGCATGGTCTGCGGCGTGAAGCTGCCTGACGGCCTGGTTGAAGCGTCCAAGCTGCCGGAGCCGATTTTCACCCCGGCAACGAAGGCGGAGCAGGGCGACCACGACGAGAACGTCTCGTTTAACTACATGGCGGGCAAACTGGGCCAGGAGCTCGCGGAGCGCCTGCGTGAGCGCACCCTCGAGGTTTACACCCGCGCCGCCGAGTACGCGGAGTCGAAGGGCATCATCCTGGCGGACACGAAGTTCGAGTTCGGCTTGGACGCCGACGGGGAGCTCGTGCTTGCCGACGAGGTACTCACCCCCGACTCCTCCCGCTACTGGCCCGCGGACACGTACAAGGAGGGCCAGAGCCAGCCGAGCTTTGACAAGCAGTACGTGCGCAACTGGCTGACCGGCCCGAAGTCGGGCTGGCGTCCCTCGGAAGGCACGCAGCCGCCGGAGCTGCCGGGTTCGGTGGTGGAGGCCACGCGCGATCGCTACATCGAGGCTTACGAGCGCCTCAGCGGTAAAAAGTTCGCGGACTGGCCGGGCGCGAACGCTTAA